The Triticum aestivum cultivar Chinese Spring chromosome 7B, IWGSC CS RefSeq v2.1, whole genome shotgun sequence genome window below encodes:
- the LOC123155938 gene encoding auxin-responsive protein SAUR71-like, whose protein sequence is MKRLLSRLSRVAAADACAAAAYQPLRPDAAAKDSSTAATSSSSFFGARRLGRGARVPEGYVPVCVGEEGGPVERFAVRAELLGQPAFKALLRRAAQEYGYGHLGALRIPCAVANFRRVLLGLSDPGCQATDDDDSALYY, encoded by the coding sequence ATGAAGCGCCTCCTCAGCCGGCTCTCCCGCGTGGCCGCGGCAgacgcctgcgccgccgccgcgtacCAGCCGCTCCGGCCCGACGCGGCCGCGAAGGACTCCTCCACGGCAGCTACGTCCTCGTCCTCTTTCTTCGGCGCGCGAAGGCTTGGGCGGGGCGCGAGGGTGCCGGAGGGGTACGTGCCGGTGTGCGTCGGCGAGGAGGGCGGCCCCGTGGAGCGCTTCGCCGTGCGGGCCGAGCTCCTGGGCCAGCCGGCGTTCAAGGCCCTGCTCCGGCGCGCCGCACAGGAGTACGGCTACGGCCACCTGGGCGCGCTCCGCATCCCCTGCGCCGTGGCCAACTTCCGCCGCGTCCTCCTCGGCCTCTCCGACCCCGGCTGCCAGGCCACCGACGACGACGACTCTGCGCTCTACTACTAG